A window of Nicotiana tabacum cultivar K326 chromosome 24, ASM71507v2, whole genome shotgun sequence contains these coding sequences:
- the LOC107773374 gene encoding auxin transporter-like protein 4, with protein MYSQKQGEEAIVSNFNETDHQDGEVEKSEEDQSIFSVKSLLWHGGSVWDAWFSCASNQVAQVLLTLPYSFSQLGMVSGIVLQVFYGIVGSWTAYLISVLYIEYRSRKEKEGVSFKNHVIQWFEVLDGLLGPYWKAVGLAFNCTFLLFGSVIQLIACASNIYYINDHLDKRTWTYIFGACCATTVFIPSFHNYRIWSFLGLGMTTYTAWYLTIAAVVHGQVENVQHSAPAKLVLYFTGATNILYTFGGHAVTVEIMHAMWKPQKFKYIYLIATLYVFTLTIPSASAVYWAFGDQLLNHSNAFSLLPKDGWRDAAVILMLIHQFITFGFACTPLYFVWEKVIGMHDTKSICLRALVRLPVVIPIWFLAIIFPFFGPINSAVGALLVSFTVYIIPALAHMLTYRTASARQNAAEKPPSFMPSWTVMYVINIFVVGWCLVVGFGFGGWASMTNFIKQVDTFGLFAKCYQCKPAVPPSSLPPHPPPNATVHH; from the exons ATGTATTCTCAGAAGCAAGGAGAGGAAGCAATTGTGTCAAACTTTAATGAAACTGATCATCAAGATGGAGAAGTTGAGAAATCAGAAGAAGATCAGTCCATTTTCAGTGTCAAAAGTCTCCTTTGGCATGGTGGTTCTGTTTGGGATGCTTGGTTCAGTTGTGCTTCTAATCAA GTAGCTCAAGTGTTGTTGACACTACCATATTCTTTTTCTCAACTTGGTATGGTATCAGGCATAGTGCTACAAGTATTCTATGGTATTGTTGGGAGCTGGACTGCATACCTTATCAGTGTTCTTTACATAGAGTAcagaagtagaaaagaaaaagaaggtgtTAGCTTCAAGAATCATGTCATTCAG TGGTTTGAAGTGCTAGATGGACTATTGGGTCCTTACTGGAAAGCAGTGGGACTTGCCTTCAACTGTACGttccttttgtttggatctgtCATTCAACTTATTGCTTGCGCAAG TAATATATATTACATCAATGACCATTTAGACAAGAGGACATGGACATACATATTTGGAGCTTGTTGTGCCACCACAGTTTTTATTCCTTCTTTCCATAACTACCGAATTTGGTCATTCCTGGGCCTTGGGATGACCACTTACACAGCATGGTACTTAACTATTGCTGCTGTCGTTCATGGCCAG GTTGAAAATGTGCAACACTCTGCTCCAGCAAAGCTTGTGCTGTATTTCACTGGTGCCACCAATATTCTTTACACCTTTGGCGGACATGCTGTTACTGT GGAAATTATGCATGCAATGTGGAAACCCCAGAAGTTCAAATACATTTACTTAATAGCCACACTCTACGTTTTCACCCTAACCATTCCATCAGCTTCAGCTGTCTACTGGGCATTTGGTGATCAACTTTTAAACCACAGTAACGCATTTTCGCTTCTGCCCAAAGACGGATGGCGCGACGCTGCAGTAATCTTGATGTTAATTCACCAGTTTATCACATTTGGATTTGCTTGTACTCCATTGTACTTTGTGTGGGAGAAGGTGATAGGAATGCATGACACTAAAAGTATATGCTTAAGGGCATTGGTTAGGTTGCCTGTCGTGATACCTATATGGTTTTTGGCTATTATTTTCCCATTTTTTGGCCCTATTAACTCTGCAGTTGGGGCTCTTTTGGTTAGTTTCACAGTCTACATCATTCCAGCTCTTGCCCATATGCTCACTTATAGAACAGCTTCTGCTCGACAG aATGCGGCGGAGAAGCCACCATCTTTCATGCCAAGCTGGACTGTAATGTACGTCATTAACATATTTGTAGTGGGTTGGTGTTTAGTCGTTGGGTTTGGATTTGGAGGATGGGCTAGCATGACCAATTTCATCAAACAAGTTGATACATTTGGCCTTTTTGCAAAGTGTTATCAATGCAAACCTGCAGTTCCTCCGTCAAGTCTACCACCACATCCGCCACCTAACGCCACCGTACACCACTAG